One part of the Bacteroidota bacterium genome encodes these proteins:
- a CDS encoding hemerythrin domain-containing protein: MNKAIQMLFEEHSKIVNAIDSINRIKPMIQSNPNQFYELTTELLHFFRKYADGYHHHKEEIILFPLMNKKNELLAEGVVAEMFSQHEEFREMISNIEKSLNERNFEISHKLLVEYTDALLDHIAVENEEVFMIAESLLTDAELEKMYFDFQDTDRQLGTGLKAEWEEWVESLRGKLHMAE, from the coding sequence ATGAACAAAGCCATACAAATGCTGTTTGAAGAACATTCAAAAATAGTGAATGCCATTGATAGTATTAACCGAATCAAGCCAATGATTCAATCAAATCCCAATCAATTTTATGAACTGACCACAGAGCTCCTCCACTTCTTCCGGAAATATGCTGATGGCTATCATCATCACAAAGAAGAGATCATTCTCTTTCCCTTGATGAACAAGAAAAATGAATTACTTGCCGAAGGCGTGGTGGCAGAGATGTTTAGCCAGCACGAAGAATTCAGGGAGATGATATCCAACATTGAAAAATCACTGAACGAACGAAATTTCGAAATCAGCCATAAACTATTGGTGGAGTATACAGATGCACTACTGGATCATATTGCAGTTGAAAACGAAGAAGTGTTTATGATTGCTGAATCCTTGTTAACAGATGCGGAGCTAGAAAAAATGTATTTCGATTTTCAGGATACGGACCGACAGTTGGGAACAGGCTTAAAAGCGGAATGGGAAGAATGGGTGGAATCACTGCGAGGCAAACTACACATGGCAGAATAG
- a CDS encoding FAD binding domain-containing protein, producing the protein MLKQEKYIRTTSVQEAIEIGLAHISSFRYLAGGTDVVVNKFQGNETAPCLIDLTGIKELKEINVTGDSIRIGSLVRLDELADTSEIVAHFPALITAAKSVASPVIRKTATLGGNLLCENRCVFYNQSEWWRKAVGFCLKCDGDICIATGGKKNCFSKIVSDTAPVLIALNAHIEIAEKDGIKMVPLQQLYTGNGINPREISNHSIITSIHLKLKQNINCVFKKLRPREAVDFTSLTTAVSIDDKEKIRIVLGGVDPGPVLIEAALPMNSEEIIKVAVKKCRIVDNDYYTRGYRKEMIRVFLQRSFKELNIN; encoded by the coding sequence ATGTTAAAGCAGGAGAAATATATACGAACCACTTCGGTGCAGGAAGCGATTGAAATCGGATTAGCACACATTTCTTCCTTCCGCTATTTAGCGGGTGGGACAGATGTGGTCGTAAATAAATTTCAAGGAAATGAAACTGCGCCTTGCCTGATCGACCTTACCGGAATTAAAGAGCTAAAGGAGATAAATGTTACCGGTGATTCTATTCGTATCGGGTCCTTAGTCCGTTTGGATGAATTAGCGGATACTTCCGAAATTGTAGCCCACTTCCCTGCTTTGATTACTGCGGCAAAATCTGTCGCTTCACCCGTCATCAGAAAAACAGCAACTTTAGGTGGAAATTTACTATGTGAAAACCGATGTGTTTTTTACAATCAGAGTGAATGGTGGCGAAAAGCAGTTGGATTCTGCCTTAAATGTGATGGTGACATTTGCATAGCTACAGGCGGTAAAAAAAACTGTTTCTCAAAAATTGTATCCGATACTGCTCCTGTTTTGATTGCCTTGAATGCGCATATTGAAATCGCTGAAAAGGACGGAATAAAAATGGTGCCCTTACAACAACTTTACACCGGCAATGGAATCAATCCACGTGAAATCAGTAATCATTCTATCATTACATCCATACACTTGAAACTTAAACAAAATATCAACTGTGTATTTAAAAAACTTAGGCCACGGGAAGCAGTTGATTTCACTTCATTAACAACTGCAGTATCTATCGATGATAAAGAAAAAATACGCATTGTATTAGGTGGAGTAGATCCCGGTCCGGTGCTCATTGAAGCTGCCTTACCAATGAATTCAGAGGAAATCATTAAAGTCGCAGTCAAGAAATGCAGGATTGTGGATAATGACTATTACACAAGAGGATACCGAAAAGAAATGATACGTGTTTTTCTTCAACGAAGTTTTAAAGAATTAAATATCAACTAA
- a CDS encoding molybdopterin-dependent oxidoreductase, producing the protein MKILHLTVNSKEYTVIANEHDMLSTVIREKIGLTGTKIGCSQGSCGACTVLVNNEAVLSCITPAFRFDHAEITTIEGLSQNGELHALQEKFVEKGAIQCGFCTPGMIMTSLDYIHKHPSTTKEQIKESLSGNVCRCTGYKKIVEAVTAYVQDLQKEIQSNNLNKEAPSTHGVGTGRPSIEAGRKAQGTADYADDYMVKDALHVKFVRSLYPHAYIKKIDTDKAEDINGVRYIAVGLELPVKFGVLPISQDEPAMAIEKTRYIGEIVAAVAADTESIAEEACRLIEVHYDPIKAYLTIDDSLADAGENERIHSYGKLNNNIHKKAELRFGNQQEGLEEAEIISKMSFETEGVNHGFTEPHAAVAWWDENGLTMVSSTQVTHYLHRTLAKTLEVPLHRVRVIKPHVGGGFGGKGDPFPHEIIVAHIARKTGKPVRVKLTREEVFLTNHGRHPSRLTLQLGADKEGNFKVLDADIAIDGGAYGSFGVVTSYYNGVLLQAPYKLDNFGFRTFRVYTNKPQCGAMRGHGAVNSRFAVESLIDDIAHRLKMDPVQIRMKNFLNSNTLTVGQYRITSNGSRESLQKVAEQSSWDTRHGKMEYGHGLGVGCGFFISGSALPIIWNELPQSTVHLKVDFDGRVLITSGANDIGQGSDTMLAIIVGEVLGISPDKIVVVAADTLLTPVDLGSYSSRVTFMAGNAAKDAAENLKKEIISAIVVKKGIAPEELNFSGNCIFSNDKSIHMEWLEAIEILTAGQGAVNVSGKYISPKLGGDFKGAGAGLSPSYSFGACVAEVKVDLETGHVKLLQVWGAHDCGKALNPLAVEGQLEGSWHMGIGQAMCEEMKYFNGLLVNNNFLDYKIPTTLDTPEFSTNIIESIDPEGPFGAKECGEGALHPVIPAIANAIYDAVGVRITRLPIRSEDVLHLMKKNEIAQREIS; encoded by the coding sequence ATGAAAATTCTTCACCTCACCGTTAACAGCAAAGAGTACACCGTTATTGCGAATGAGCATGACATGCTGTCAACTGTCATCAGGGAGAAAATAGGACTTACAGGAACCAAAATTGGTTGTTCACAAGGAAGTTGTGGAGCTTGTACAGTACTCGTGAATAACGAAGCCGTACTGAGCTGTATAACACCGGCCTTTCGCTTCGACCATGCGGAAATTACCACAATAGAAGGCTTATCACAAAACGGGGAACTTCATGCATTACAAGAGAAATTTGTAGAAAAGGGCGCCATCCAATGTGGCTTTTGCACACCCGGAATGATTATGACCTCGTTAGATTACATTCATAAACATCCTTCAACAACCAAGGAACAGATAAAGGAATCGTTAAGCGGAAATGTATGTAGATGTACGGGATACAAAAAAATAGTTGAAGCGGTGACCGCGTATGTACAGGATTTGCAAAAGGAAATACAATCCAACAATCTGAATAAGGAAGCCCCTTCCACACACGGAGTTGGAACGGGTCGTCCTTCCATTGAAGCCGGCAGGAAGGCGCAGGGAACTGCCGATTATGCGGATGATTACATGGTAAAAGATGCATTACATGTAAAATTTGTAAGGAGTTTATATCCTCATGCGTACATAAAGAAAATAGATACTGATAAAGCGGAAGATATTAATGGAGTACGTTACATTGCTGTTGGCCTAGAGCTTCCGGTAAAATTCGGTGTGCTACCCATCTCACAGGATGAGCCGGCAATGGCAATAGAAAAAACAAGATACATTGGTGAAATAGTTGCCGCAGTAGCAGCAGATACTGAATCAATTGCCGAAGAAGCCTGCCGTCTGATAGAAGTGCATTACGATCCTATCAAAGCCTATCTTACCATCGACGATTCATTAGCAGATGCCGGTGAAAATGAAAGAATACATTCCTATGGTAAACTAAACAATAATATACATAAAAAAGCAGAGCTCCGTTTTGGAAATCAGCAGGAAGGATTAGAGGAGGCAGAAATCATCAGTAAGATGAGTTTTGAAACGGAAGGTGTCAACCATGGATTTACAGAACCACATGCTGCTGTTGCCTGGTGGGATGAAAATGGACTGACAATGGTTTCCTCCACTCAGGTAACGCACTATCTTCACCGTACACTTGCAAAAACACTTGAAGTTCCACTTCATAGAGTGCGGGTAATCAAACCACATGTAGGCGGCGGATTTGGAGGTAAAGGAGATCCTTTTCCTCATGAAATTATTGTAGCACATATCGCTCGTAAAACAGGAAAGCCGGTTAGGGTGAAGCTAACCCGTGAAGAGGTGTTTTTGACCAATCATGGTCGGCACCCATCCCGGTTAACTTTACAATTAGGTGCAGATAAAGAAGGTAATTTTAAAGTGCTCGATGCGGATATCGCCATTGATGGAGGGGCTTACGGAAGTTTCGGTGTAGTTACTTCTTATTATAATGGTGTTTTATTACAGGCGCCTTATAAACTCGACAATTTCGGCTTTAGAACTTTTCGTGTATATACCAACAAACCGCAATGCGGTGCAATGCGTGGACATGGAGCTGTTAATTCCCGTTTTGCTGTAGAAAGTCTGATCGACGATATTGCTCACCGGCTCAAGATGGATCCGGTACAGATACGCATGAAAAATTTTTTGAATTCAAATACACTAACGGTAGGCCAGTACCGAATAACATCCAACGGCAGCCGCGAGTCCCTTCAAAAAGTGGCAGAACAATCTTCATGGGATACGCGTCACGGGAAAATGGAATACGGCCATGGCCTCGGCGTGGGTTGCGGATTCTTTATCAGCGGCAGTGCGTTGCCTATTATTTGGAATGAACTTCCGCAATCAACGGTGCACTTAAAAGTAGATTTTGACGGAAGGGTACTGATCACATCCGGTGCCAATGATATTGGACAAGGAAGCGACACAATGCTAGCCATCATTGTAGGCGAAGTCCTGGGCATTTCTCCTGATAAAATAGTTGTAGTGGCTGCAGACACGCTTTTAACACCTGTTGATTTGGGTAGCTATTCTTCCAGGGTAACATTCATGGCCGGCAATGCAGCGAAGGATGCAGCTGAAAACCTTAAAAAAGAAATTATCAGTGCTATTGTCGTGAAAAAAGGAATAGCGCCGGAAGAACTGAACTTCTCCGGTAACTGCATTTTCAGCAATGATAAGTCCATCCACATGGAATGGCTTGAAGCCATTGAAATCCTTACAGCCGGCCAAGGAGCAGTCAATGTAAGCGGTAAATATATTTCACCAAAGTTGGGCGGCGATTTCAAAGGTGCAGGTGCCGGATTGAGTCCCTCCTATTCTTTTGGTGCTTGTGTTGCAGAGGTAAAAGTAGATCTGGAAACCGGACATGTCAAACTATTACAGGTGTGGGGTGCGCATGATTGTGGCAAGGCCTTGAATCCTCTCGCTGTGGAAGGACAGCTCGAAGGTTCCTGGCATATGGGTATTGGACAGGCGATGTGTGAAGAGATGAAATATTTTAATGGCCTGCTTGTTAATAATAATTTCCTCGACTACAAAATTCCCACTACACTTGACACCCCTGAATTCAGTACGAATATTATAGAATCAATTGATCCGGAAGGACCTTTCGGTGCAAAAGAATGCGGTGAAGGAGCTTTGCATCCGGTTATACCTGCAATAGCCAATGCCATATATGATGCAGTAGGAGTTCGCATCACACGGTTACCTATACGTTCTGAAGACGTACTGCATCTGATGAAGAAAAACGAGATTGCTCAACGTGAAATAAGTTGA